One genomic segment of Caldicellulosiruptoraceae bacterium PP1 includes these proteins:
- a CDS encoding carbohydrate ABC transporter permease, translated as MKNVNLEKTIAYTRKHYVNILSKTIIYALLIGIGYAYLYPLFFMISSSLMSIDDLVSPIVSWIPRSIYLDNYEIAWKVLDANKALFQSIFMAGLPAILQTVATALVGYGLARFEFPLKKLWLFLVVATFLIPAQVTVIPKYMLFDRLKIVGTPLASFLPAIAGQGIKSSIFVLMFYNFFKMMPKAFDEAAEIDGAGSLQIFFRIALPTAVPAIVVAFIFSFVWYWNETYISGLFFGDKIRTLPLKLRDFVSQYQSMYPTEDGSTENRINEGIRMAGTFITILPLLIMYLVLQKQFVESIEKSGITGE; from the coding sequence ATGAAAAATGTAAACTTAGAAAAAACAATTGCCTACACTAGAAAACATTATGTAAATATTCTTTCAAAAACTATAATTTATGCATTGCTCATAGGAATTGGGTATGCATATCTATATCCATTATTTTTTATGATTTCATCAAGTTTAATGAGTATTGATGACCTTGTAAGTCCTATTGTTTCATGGATTCCAAGATCAATTTACCTTGATAATTATGAAATTGCTTGGAAAGTATTAGATGCAAATAAAGCTTTATTTCAGAGTATTTTTATGGCTGGGCTGCCTGCTATTTTACAAACAGTTGCTACAGCACTTGTAGGATATGGACTTGCAAGATTTGAATTCCCGCTTAAAAAATTATGGTTATTTTTGGTTGTCGCAACATTTTTGATACCAGCACAGGTAACAGTAATACCTAAATATATGCTTTTTGATAGGCTTAAAATTGTAGGAACACCGCTTGCATCTTTTCTTCCTGCAATTGCAGGACAAGGTATTAAAAGCTCTATTTTTGTATTGATGTTTTACAATTTCTTCAAAATGATGCCTAAAGCTTTTGATGAAGCAGCAGAAATTGATGGAGCAGGAAGTCTCCAGATTTTCTTCAGAATAGCACTACCAACTGCAGTGCCAGCTATTGTTGTTGCCTTTATATTTTCTTTTGTTTGGTATTGGAATGAAACATATATCTCTGGTTTATTCTTTGGAGATAAGATTAGAACTCTACCATTAAAGCTAAGAGACTTTGTAAGTCAATATCAAAGCATGTATCCTACAGAGGATGGAAGCACTGAAAATAGGATTAATGAAGGTATACGAATGGCAGGTACATTTATTACTATACTTCCTTTATTAATAATGTATCTTGTTTTACAAAAACAGTTTGTTGAGAGCATTGAAAAATCAGGTATCACTGGTGAATAA
- a CDS encoding carbohydrate ABC transporter permease: MKRKKYFNNGKLTIAGRNIFWGYLFILPWIIGFLVFTVFPFVFSIYLSLNNINFNIDGIQTKFVGLQYYKYAFQVDTEFPLNFTSSIINIVLSVPLVVIFSLIISIILNKNFKARGIFRAIFFLPVIIISGPVVSELMSNNASKIVDPSRYFIYKFIATLPKSINTPFLYIFDNLVLILWFSGVQILFFLAGLQKISNDIYEAASIDGANSWVTFWKITLPIIKPFILVNAVYTIVDLASFPNNVINTSITNHMFDIDKVYSYSASLSWIYFIAVLAIIGVTFFLLREREPRRTLNR; the protein is encoded by the coding sequence ATGAAAAGAAAGAAATATTTTAATAATGGAAAGTTAACAATAGCAGGTCGTAATATTTTTTGGGGTTATTTGTTTATACTACCCTGGATTATAGGTTTTTTAGTATTTACAGTATTTCCATTTGTATTTTCTATATATTTAAGTCTTAATAATATAAACTTTAATATTGATGGAATTCAAACTAAATTTGTAGGTCTTCAGTATTATAAATACGCTTTTCAAGTTGATACAGAATTTCCACTTAATTTTACAAGTAGCATTATAAATATAGTACTATCAGTACCTCTTGTAGTGATTTTTTCATTAATTATTTCAATTATTTTAAATAAAAACTTCAAAGCAAGAGGTATCTTTAGAGCCATTTTCTTTTTACCTGTAATAATAATAAGTGGACCTGTTGTATCAGAACTTATGAGCAATAATGCTTCAAAGATAGTAGATCCAAGCAGATATTTTATATACAAATTTATTGCGACATTGCCAAAAAGTATTAATACTCCTTTTTTATATATCTTTGATAACTTAGTACTTATATTATGGTTTTCAGGTGTTCAAATATTATTTTTCTTAGCGGGTCTACAAAAAATAAGCAATGATATATATGAGGCAGCAAGTATAGATGGAGCAAATAGTTGGGTTACATTTTGGAAGATTACTCTCCCAATAATAAAACCATTTATCTTAGTTAATGCAGTATATACAATTGTAGATTTAGCATCTTTCCCTAATAATGTAATTAATACAAGTATAACTAATCATATGTTTGATATTGATAAGGTTTATAGCTATTCGGCATCACTTTCATGGATATACTTTATAGCTGTTTTAGCTATAATAGGGGTTACATTCTTTCTTTTAAGAGAAAGAGAGCCAAGGAGGACATTAAATAGATGA
- a CDS encoding DUF5696 domain-containing protein, with product MFTKKKVISLILLISLFSTIFQYSIFANISAKNIGFENFISNRYTQQDKKVNIKNRLDLKGYKKILENNVLEVWHKEDNASIRIVDKRSGYIWGGLKEEKPEDMNTTWAGVGNSLLTIEYFDYNGLLKTKSIAPRSVDKEYKIEKNKLIYHVNFKSQDIQLDFEMSLNNNSITFKVLNSHIKEGDEYKLASIYFFPFLGSTRMEEIEGYMFVPDGCGALIRFSKPAHYLTNFEKRIYGKDYGIDNLFAVNDLKSNRPNDFIVEEPNVVMPVFGVVHGANNHGVFAYIQSGAEYSSIVAYPSGLMTNYNWVSNKFIYRQKYMQPTSKSGSGIQVAQKNRNKFDAQITYYFLTGNDANYVGMSKLYRKILIDKGVLNKKKDNNSDIPIHIETIAADIKKGFIFDSVIPITTTKEMKNIVNSLNKKGIKNIDMSLLGWQSGGINGQQPSNYSFEKKIGTKEDLLELQRQLSMIGGNLFFTENFVTLNEKQINLKKEGGINLSQALIYEERDNKNLWFYRTYFMNIGLVSKYLSDRLALYKKDSIMNIALKDYGYRLYSENKRGFEITRNKAVELLTATLSKAKKTLNNIAMYKANEYVWKYTDKIFDAPMVNSQYLFETDTVPFLQLTLKGYIDYFTPYINLSFYAREDILKAIEYGAYPSFIVSGIDNFELKDTALNEIYSTKFSNWYNQIVETYNEINKALKPVKNQEIVDRNVLEQGIVKVDYKNGYSIIVNYTQKAFKYKNLIVPAKGWRLVKEGVDKQ from the coding sequence GTGTTTACTAAAAAGAAAGTAATTTCTTTAATATTATTAATATCATTGTTTTCAACTATTTTTCAGTACTCTATATTTGCCAATATTTCAGCGAAAAATATTGGTTTTGAAAACTTTATATCAAATAGATATACCCAGCAAGATAAAAAGGTAAATATAAAGAATAGGCTGGATTTAAAAGGATATAAAAAGATTTTAGAAAACAATGTGCTTGAGGTGTGGCATAAGGAAGATAATGCTTCTATACGAATTGTTGATAAAAGGTCTGGATATATATGGGGTGGTTTAAAAGAAGAGAAACCAGAAGATATGAATACCACATGGGCAGGTGTGGGCAATTCTCTTCTCACAATTGAATACTTTGATTATAATGGTTTATTAAAAACCAAAAGTATTGCCCCAAGAAGCGTAGACAAAGAATATAAAATCGAAAAGAATAAACTTATATATCATGTAAATTTTAAAAGTCAAGATATACAGCTTGATTTTGAAATGTCACTTAATAATAACTCAATTACATTTAAAGTTTTAAACAGCCACATAAAAGAAGGTGATGAATACAAATTAGCATCTATCTATTTCTTTCCTTTTTTAGGATCAACAAGAATGGAAGAAATTGAGGGATATATGTTTGTACCTGATGGTTGTGGAGCCTTAATAAGATTTTCAAAACCAGCCCATTATCTTACAAACTTTGAAAAAAGAATATATGGAAAGGATTATGGCATAGATAATCTTTTCGCAGTAAATGACTTAAAATCCAACAGACCTAACGACTTTATCGTAGAAGAACCCAATGTTGTTATGCCTGTATTTGGCGTTGTTCATGGTGCAAATAACCATGGTGTTTTCGCATATATACAAAGTGGTGCTGAATATAGTTCAATTGTTGCTTATCCAAGTGGACTTATGACTAACTACAATTGGGTTTCAAATAAGTTTATATATAGGCAAAAATACATGCAACCAACAAGTAAAAGCGGTTCTGGTATTCAAGTTGCCCAAAAAAACAGAAATAAATTTGATGCTCAAATTACCTATTATTTCCTAACTGGTAATGATGCTAATTACGTTGGAATGTCAAAATTATATAGGAAGATTTTAATTGATAAAGGTGTGCTTAATAAAAAGAAAGATAATAATTCTGATATTCCAATCCATATAGAAACAATAGCTGCGGATATCAAGAAAGGTTTTATTTTTGATTCAGTAATTCCAATTACAACAACAAAAGAAATGAAAAACATAGTGAATTCACTAAATAAAAAAGGCATAAAAAATATTGATATGTCCTTATTAGGTTGGCAAAGTGGAGGAATAAATGGGCAACAGCCATCAAATTATAGTTTTGAAAAGAAGATAGGTACCAAAGAAGATCTACTTGAATTGCAAAGACAGTTATCTATGATAGGTGGTAATTTATTCTTTACTGAAAATTTTGTTACTTTGAATGAGAAGCAAATTAACCTAAAAAAAGAAGGCGGAATAAATCTATCTCAAGCATTAATCTATGAAGAAAGGGACAATAAAAACCTATGGTTTTATAGAACCTATTTTATGAATATTGGACTTGTTTCAAAGTATTTGTCAGACAGGTTAGCACTCTATAAAAAAGATTCAATTATGAACATTGCATTAAAAGACTATGGATATAGATTGTATAGTGAAAATAAAAGAGGATTTGAAATAACAAGAAATAAAGCTGTTGAGTTACTTACAGCAACTCTCTCGAAAGCTAAAAAAACTTTAAATAATATAGCTATGTACAAAGCTAATGAGTATGTGTGGAAATATACAGATAAAATTTTTGATGCTCCTATGGTTAACAGTCAATATCTTTTTGAGACAGACACTGTACCATTTCTTCAATTAACATTAAAAGGATATATTGACTATTTTACACCATACATCAATTTAAGTTTTTATGCGAGGGAGGATATTTTAAAAGCAATTGAATATGGGGCATACCCATCATTTATAGTATCTGGAATTGATAATTTTGAACTTAAAGATACAGCACTTAATGAGATTTATTCTACAAAGTTTTCAAATTGGTATAACCAAATTGTAGAAACATACAATGAAATAAATAAGGCTTTAAAACCTGTAAAAAATCAAGAAATTGTAGACAGAAATGTATTAGAGCAAGGAATTGTGAAGGTAGACTACAAGAACGGCTATTCAATTATAGTTAATTATACTCAAAAAGCATTTAAATATAAAAACTTAATTGTCCCTGCAAAAGGTTGGCGACTTGTAAAAGAAGGAGTAGATAAACAATGA